Below is a genomic region from Ancylomarina subtilis.
TACACTTAAAGGATAAATTGGAGAAACGGGTAATTGAGCATTTGTCTTAGCTCTACCATTAACAGAAATAGTAATAAAACCAGGCACAAAATCGTCATAAGCAGTTTGACGATCTTTACGAATGTCAATGTTATTAACAGCAGGATACTTAGTTCTATTTCTTTCTAAGAAAGATTCAATATGCTGATAATTGCAGTTAGCTACCCACTTTTGCATAGCAATTTGTTTTACACCTGCTTCAGCATCACCATCTACCCATTTAGCATAACCATTAACAATAATATCGTTATCAGCAACACCATTTTGAGCCAAAGATGCTTCAACTCCAAGCTCATAATACTCTTTAGCTTTGGCATTATTACCTGCACGAGCATAAACCTCTGCAATAAAGAAATTCACTTCCCAAGTTGACATGATCATCAAATCCATATCTCCTTTAAAAACAGGAGTACTATATTTCTCATCAGCATCATCTGTTCCGTCACCATCAGTATCTTCTTTAGAATCAAAATCTCCAAAGAAAGCACCTTCATGAGTATCTCCACCTTTTGCAAACAATACATCTAAACGAGGATCATTACCAGCTTTTAGATAATCAATAAATGATGTACAACCAATAACATTAGTTGATAGATTATTAGCCCCACCTGCTTCAAATTCACGCATAGGATGTCTCTTACCTTCTTGTCCATCAGCCCATGTAGTACCAGGAATCATTGCCGATTTAGAGATAAATTCATTAGCCTCAATAAAAGACAAAACAGCTGCATTATCATAGCCAGAAGTTTCACTTAATCGCATCATCAATTTTAATTTTAATGATGTTGCAAAAGCTTTCCAGCTAGTTAAATCTCCTTTATAAATGAAATCATAGTTTTCATCTAAAGTAGAAGTCGATAAATCAAGAGCTAAAAGCGCATCAATACGAGCTAAAAGATTAGCATAAATAGCAGATCCCTCATCAAATTTTGGAGAATAAATACCTTCATGCCCTGTTAAAGCTTCTGTATAAGGAATATCCCCCCACACATCAGTCATTATTTGCCAGGTAAAGATTGATAAAGCTTCAGCTACATAGTAGTTGCCTTTATTTACATCATCTTTTGAAACAGTTTTCATTCTCTCTAAATCATTAAGAACACCAGCGGTAAGCTCACTATAGGCATTAGAGAAACTTGTTTCATTATACTCGCAAAGAGATTTAAATTGAGAAGCATCATATGACTGAGTCCAATATTGAGTCCAATAAGCTCCACCAAATCCAAAATCCCATCCCATCAACTGATTTCCTAATCCAATCTCAACGGCTGGTAGTAATACCTTTGCATCAGGAATCTCGTTAAGAACGTTTGGATCCTGATTTATATCTAAATAATCATCACAGCTCCATCCTACAACAGATAAAAGAGCTAATGAGATTGCTATAATATTTTTCTTCATAATTTTCTTTTTTTTACAAGCTAAAACTTAATCCAAAAGTAATCATTTCGTTACTTGGACCTGCACCATACTCACCAAACTTCGCATCGATACTGTTACCAAAAGTAGTCGTTTCTGGATCGATATAGACATTCTCATCAGGAGTCCAAAGTAGAATATTAGCTGCAGTTATCGAAAATCTCATATTATTAACATGAATTTTTTCGCAAAGACTTTTAGGTAATTGGTAAGCCAAGCTTACATTTCTAAGTTTCAAGTAAGAACGATCCAACATTGAATCTTCGTCTCCATTGAATCCTCCACCATCACCATAGAAAGTGTGAAGTTTAGTAGGATCTACAGCAGTTGTATTCTCAACATACCCTCCTCTACCATCAGAAACAACAGAATTTGGTACTAAGAAAGTTTTTCTATCATTAAAAACCGACTCTGGATTTGCTCCAGTCCAATTCAAATAATCTTTAGTGTATGAGTACATATAACCACCATGACGATAATCAAATGTAGCACCTAAAGAAAGACCTTTCCAAGTAAAATTAGTATTAAAACCTAAACTGAAATCTTCATTTACATCTTTATCTAAAAATTCCATATCAGTTGTTTGCTGAGGCATACCTGAACCATCAACAACAGTTTTCATTACACCGCCAACGTCAACTTTTTTAACGCGAGCCATTTTGAACTGACCCATCGCCTTACCTTCAACAGCATAGATACCAGCTCCACCAAAACCACTTAAGAAAACTTCATCAACACCATTTAGTTTTTCAACTTTATTGTCATTTGTAGCGAAGTTCACAGACATATCCCACTGGAAATCTCCTTTTTTAATCACTGTAGCATCAAGCACAAGCTCAATACCAGTGTTACGGACATCACCTAAGTTAGCCTGCTGTGCAGTATAACCACTTGAAGGGTCTTTAGGTAAACTTGCAATAAGACCTTCTGTTAAACGGTTATAGTATGAGAAATCAATTCCGAAACGGTTATTAAACAAACGAGTCTCAACACCAAATTCAAATTCTTTAGTTAACTCATTTTTCAAATCAGGATTTCCTAATTGATTTGAAGCCATATATGAGTTCACACCACCAAGA
It encodes:
- a CDS encoding SusD/RagB family nutrient-binding outer membrane lipoprotein — encoded protein: MKKNIIAISLALLSVVGWSCDDYLDINQDPNVLNEIPDAKVLLPAVEIGLGNQLMGWDFGFGGAYWTQYWTQSYDASQFKSLCEYNETSFSNAYSELTAGVLNDLERMKTVSKDDVNKGNYYVAEALSIFTWQIMTDVWGDIPYTEALTGHEGIYSPKFDEGSAIYANLLARIDALLALDLSTSTLDENYDFIYKGDLTSWKAFATSLKLKLMMRLSETSGYDNAAVLSFIEANEFISKSAMIPGTTWADGQEGKRHPMREFEAGGANNLSTNVIGCTSFIDYLKAGNDPRLDVLFAKGGDTHEGAFFGDFDSKEDTDGDGTDDADEKYSTPVFKGDMDLMIMSTWEVNFFIAEVYARAGNNAKAKEYYELGVEASLAQNGVADNDIIVNGYAKWVDGDAEAGVKQIAMQKWVANCNYQHIESFLERNRTKYPAVNNIDIRKDRQTAYDDFVPGFITISVNGRAKTNAQLPVSPIYPLSVLTRNENAPSQKVDLLEKVWWNQKPGL